A genomic segment from Amycolatopsis camponoti encodes:
- a CDS encoding amidohydrolase: protein MTDEHTTLLLGGRIYTPAGPDATAMAVTGGTVVWVGQDAPARTLHPGAEIVDLQGAFVAPAFVDAHVHATATGLHLSGLDLTGVRGGADLLARVRDAVVPGQVLLAHGWDESTWTDPRLPSRAELDAAAGGTPVYLSRVDVHSALVSTPLVELAPAARDADGWSPEGPLTRAAHHAVRAAVRAAITPAQRERAQRAFLTEAAARGIVSVHECAGPDISGRDDLAALLALAGPDTPEVVGYWGELGAVETAEQLGARGLAGDLFVDGALGSHTAALSTPYADHGGSGTLYLDAHRIGDHLAACTEAGLQAGFHVIGDAAVAEVVEGFRLAEKEVGQRALAGRHHRLEHLEMVTAEQAKLLAGWGVVASVQPLFDALWGGEEGMYAERLGTARAAGLNPFSALAAEGVLLAFGSDAPVTPLDPWGSVRAAAYHRTPGAGLSPRAAFTAHTRAGHRAAGVNDGVTGSLVPGAPAHYAIWDAADLVVATPDSRVQRWSTDPRAGVPPLPRLEPDAALPHCLRTVRAGEVLHDAIT, encoded by the coding sequence GTGACGGACGAACACACGACGCTCCTGCTCGGCGGGCGCATCTACACCCCCGCCGGCCCGGACGCCACGGCGATGGCGGTCACCGGCGGCACCGTGGTCTGGGTCGGCCAGGACGCCCCGGCTCGCACCCTCCACCCCGGCGCCGAGATCGTCGACCTCCAGGGTGCGTTCGTCGCGCCCGCCTTCGTCGACGCCCACGTCCACGCCACCGCCACCGGCCTGCACCTGAGCGGCCTGGACCTCACCGGCGTCCGCGGCGGCGCCGACCTGCTGGCCCGCGTGCGCGACGCCGTCGTCCCCGGCCAGGTCCTGCTCGCCCACGGCTGGGACGAGAGCACCTGGACCGACCCGCGGCTGCCCAGCCGCGCCGAGCTCGACGCCGCCGCCGGTGGCACGCCCGTCTACCTCAGCCGCGTCGACGTCCACTCCGCGCTGGTCTCCACCCCCCTGGTCGAGCTCGCCCCCGCCGCCCGCGACGCCGACGGCTGGTCGCCCGAGGGCCCGCTGACCCGCGCCGCCCACCACGCCGTCCGCGCGGCCGTGCGCGCCGCGATCACGCCCGCGCAGCGCGAACGCGCCCAGCGCGCATTCCTCACCGAAGCCGCGGCCCGGGGCATCGTCAGCGTCCACGAATGCGCGGGCCCCGACATCTCCGGCCGCGACGACCTCGCCGCCCTGCTCGCCCTCGCCGGCCCGGACACCCCCGAGGTCGTCGGCTACTGGGGCGAACTCGGCGCCGTCGAGACCGCGGAACAGCTCGGCGCCCGCGGCCTCGCCGGCGACCTGTTCGTCGACGGCGCCCTCGGCTCGCACACCGCCGCGCTCAGCACCCCCTACGCCGACCACGGCGGCTCCGGCACCCTCTACCTCGACGCGCACCGCATCGGCGACCACCTCGCCGCCTGCACCGAAGCCGGGCTGCAGGCCGGCTTCCACGTCATCGGCGACGCCGCCGTCGCCGAAGTCGTCGAAGGGTTCCGGCTCGCCGAGAAGGAGGTCGGGCAGCGCGCGCTCGCGGGCCGCCACCACCGGCTCGAACACCTGGAGATGGTCACCGCCGAGCAGGCGAAGCTGCTGGCCGGCTGGGGCGTCGTCGCCTCCGTGCAGCCGCTGTTCGACGCGCTCTGGGGCGGTGAGGAAGGCATGTACGCCGAACGCCTCGGCACGGCCCGCGCCGCCGGGCTCAACCCGTTCTCGGCGCTGGCCGCCGAAGGGGTCCTGCTGGCCTTCGGCTCCGACGCGCCGGTGACCCCGCTCGACCCGTGGGGGAGCGTCCGCGCCGCCGCCTACCACCGCACCCCGGGCGCCGGCCTGTCCCCGCGCGCGGCGTTCACCGCCCACACCCGGGCCGGGCACCGCGCCGCGGGCGTCAACGACGGCGTCACCGGCAGCCTCGTCCCGGGCGCCCCGGCGCACTACGCGATCTGGGACGCGGCCGACCTCGTCGTCGCGACCCCGGACAGCCGCGTGCAGCGCTGGTCCACCGACCCGCGCGCGGGCGTGCCACCCCTGCCGCGGCTCGAACCGGACGCCGCCCTGCCGCACTGCCTGCGCACCGTCCGCGCGGGTGAAGTCCTCCACGACGCCATCACCTAG
- a CDS encoding KamA family radical SAM protein: MTAIQEPVTPAAAFDQPYEYARAELVEPDWRRFPGWHDVTDAEWRDAQWQRVHCVRNAKQLRALMGDLLEERFYEDLLADQREMATMSMLLPPQMLNTMAPTAGTDPAKVTEAFYADPIRRYMLPVRSDRDPVWASHPHSERDSLHEAEMWVVEGLTHRYPTKVLAEMISTCPQYCGHCTRMDLVGNSTETVEKHKLTLKPVDRQDAMIAYLKKTPGVRDVVVSGGDVANVPWPQLESFLMRLMDIDTVRDIRLATKALAALPQHWLQPKVVEGLERVAVTAQRRGVNLAIHTHVNHAQSVTPLVAEAAQTALNVGVRDVRNQGVLMRGVNATPAQLLDLCFALQGEANILPYYFYMCDMIPNAEHWRVSVHEAQELQHAIMGYLPGYATPRIVCDVPYVGKRWVHQLADYDRELGISYWTKNYRTGIELEDPEALQRRYPYYDPISTLPEAGQTWWANRSS; the protein is encoded by the coding sequence GTGACTGCGATCCAGGAACCTGTGACGCCTGCCGCCGCCTTCGACCAGCCCTACGAGTACGCCCGCGCCGAGCTGGTGGAACCCGACTGGCGCCGTTTCCCGGGCTGGCACGACGTGACCGACGCCGAGTGGCGCGACGCCCAGTGGCAGCGGGTGCACTGCGTCCGCAACGCCAAGCAGCTGCGCGCGCTGATGGGCGACCTGCTGGAGGAGCGCTTCTACGAGGACCTGCTCGCCGACCAGCGCGAGATGGCGACGATGTCGATGCTGCTGCCGCCGCAGATGCTCAACACGATGGCCCCCACGGCGGGCACGGACCCGGCGAAGGTGACCGAGGCGTTCTACGCCGACCCGATCCGCCGCTACATGCTCCCGGTGCGCAGTGATCGTGACCCGGTCTGGGCGAGCCACCCCCACTCCGAGCGTGACTCGCTGCACGAGGCCGAGATGTGGGTCGTCGAGGGGTTGACCCACCGCTACCCGACGAAGGTGCTGGCCGAGATGATCTCGACCTGCCCCCAGTACTGCGGCCACTGCACCCGCATGGACCTGGTCGGCAACTCCACCGAGACGGTCGAGAAGCACAAGCTGACACTCAAGCCGGTCGACCGCCAGGACGCGATGATCGCGTACCTGAAGAAGACTCCGGGCGTGCGCGACGTGGTCGTCTCGGGCGGCGACGTCGCCAACGTGCCGTGGCCACAGCTGGAGTCGTTCCTGATGCGCCTGATGGACATCGACACGGTCCGCGACATCCGCCTGGCGACGAAGGCCCTGGCGGCGCTGCCGCAGCACTGGCTCCAGCCGAAGGTGGTCGAGGGCCTGGAGCGCGTCGCGGTGACGGCCCAGCGCCGCGGCGTCAACCTGGCGATCCACACGCACGTGAACCACGCCCAGTCGGTGACGCCGTTGGTGGCGGAGGCGGCCCAGACGGCGTTGAACGTGGGCGTGCGCGACGTCCGCAACCAGGGTGTGCTGATGCGCGGGGTGAACGCGACGCCGGCGCAGCTGCTGGACCTGTGCTTCGCCCTGCAGGGTGAGGCGAACATCCTGCCGTACTACTTCTACATGTGCGACATGATCCCCAACGCGGAGCACTGGCGGGTTTCGGTGCACGAGGCGCAGGAGCTGCAGCACGCGATCATGGGCTACCTGCCGGGGTACGCGACACCGCGGATCGTGTGCGACGTGCCTTACGTCGGGAAGCGGTGGGTGCACCAGCTGGCCGACTACGACCGGGAGCTGGGGATCTCGTACTGGACGAAGAACTACCGGACGGGGATCGAGCTGGAGGACCCGGAGGCCTTGCAGCGGCGCTACCCGTACTACGACCCGATCTCGACGCTGCCGGAGGCCGGGCAGACCTGGTGGGCGAACCGCTCCAGCTGA
- a CDS encoding MbtH family protein, with the protein MDENTTYQVLVNDEGQYSLWPADKEVPAGWHPDGTRGTRQECMDHVDEVWTDMRPRSLQERMSAG; encoded by the coding sequence ATGGACGAGAACACCACCTACCAGGTCCTGGTCAACGACGAGGGCCAGTACTCCCTCTGGCCGGCGGACAAGGAGGTCCCGGCCGGCTGGCACCCCGACGGCACGCGCGGGACCCGGCAGGAGTGCATGGACCACGTGGACGAGGTGTGGACGGACATGCGGCCCCGCAGCCTGCAGGAACGGATGTCGGCCGGCTGA
- a CDS encoding MFS transporter yields the protein MSAPSEVKLSRNRDYRLLWTGQVVSEAGFSTTTIAFPLLVLAITGSAAQSGLVLGAIAIAQLVAGLPAGALVDRWSRKRIMLGCEAVQALGAASLVLALWWGVAGVAQLVVVAVVMGLCRALFEPAEEASLPHLVSTEQVPSAVALNAARTSAGQLSGTALGGFLFALGRLAPFVFDVVAHVVAFVSLVFVRLPARPEPAAERPPAHLGREIAEGLRWVWHQPRVRVTAVCAIVLNLFFAAYYLVIIVLANERGVPPGEIGVMAAMLGGGGIAGALAAPYLHRKLSPYALIIGVFWGLALLTPLAVFVHNGYLMGLLFAAMAFLAPAANTTINTYQLLFTPDELRGRLGGVMGVTGGLAAALGPALGGWLVDLLPDSAAVLTCAGAIAAVTVLTTFSRTLRGFPSVSDVETVNNKES from the coding sequence GTGAGCGCGCCGAGCGAGGTGAAGCTGTCCCGCAACCGGGACTACCGGCTGCTGTGGACCGGCCAGGTCGTGTCCGAGGCCGGGTTCAGCACCACGACGATCGCGTTCCCCCTGCTGGTGCTGGCGATCACGGGCTCGGCCGCGCAGTCCGGGCTGGTGCTCGGCGCGATCGCGATCGCGCAGCTGGTCGCCGGGCTGCCGGCCGGCGCCCTCGTCGACCGCTGGTCGCGCAAGCGGATCATGCTCGGCTGCGAGGCGGTGCAGGCGCTCGGGGCGGCCAGCCTGGTGCTCGCCCTGTGGTGGGGCGTGGCCGGGGTGGCGCAGCTCGTCGTCGTCGCCGTCGTGATGGGGCTGTGCCGGGCGTTGTTCGAACCGGCCGAGGAAGCCAGCCTGCCGCACCTGGTGAGCACCGAGCAGGTCCCGTCGGCGGTGGCGCTGAACGCGGCGCGCACCAGCGCCGGCCAGCTGTCGGGCACGGCGCTCGGCGGCTTCCTGTTCGCGTTGGGCCGGCTCGCGCCGTTCGTCTTCGACGTCGTCGCGCACGTGGTCGCGTTCGTGTCGCTGGTGTTCGTCCGCCTGCCCGCGCGTCCGGAGCCGGCGGCGGAACGGCCGCCCGCGCACTTGGGCCGGGAGATCGCCGAAGGGCTGCGCTGGGTGTGGCACCAGCCGCGCGTGCGCGTCACGGCGGTGTGCGCGATCGTCCTGAACCTGTTCTTCGCGGCGTACTACCTGGTGATCATCGTGCTGGCGAACGAACGCGGCGTGCCGCCCGGCGAGATCGGCGTGATGGCCGCGATGCTCGGCGGCGGTGGCATCGCCGGGGCGCTGGCCGCGCCGTACCTGCACCGCAAGCTCAGCCCGTACGCGCTGATCATCGGCGTGTTCTGGGGGTTGGCGCTGCTGACACCGCTGGCGGTGTTCGTCCACAACGGCTACCTGATGGGTCTGCTGTTCGCGGCGATGGCGTTCCTGGCCCCGGCGGCGAACACGACCATCAACACCTACCAGCTGCTCTTCACACCCGACGAGCTGCGCGGCCGCCTCGGCGGCGTGATGGGTGTGACGGGCGGGCTGGCCGCAGCGCTCGGCCCGGCGCTCGGCGGCTGGCTCGTCGACCTCCTCCCCGATTCGGCCGCCGTGCTCACCTGCGCGGGGGCGATCGCGGCGGTCACGGTGCTGACGACGTTCAGCCGCACCCTGCGCGGCTTCCCTTCCGTGTCCGATGTCGAAACCGTCAACAACAAGGAGTCCTGA